In one window of Harpia harpyja isolate bHarHar1 chromosome 11, bHarHar1 primary haplotype, whole genome shotgun sequence DNA:
- the ZBTB37 gene encoding zinc finger and BTB domain-containing protein 37 — translation MEKSGNIQLEIPDFSNSVLSHLNQLRMQGRLCDIVVNVQGQAFRAHKVVLAASSPYFRDHMSLNEMSTVSISVIKNPSVFEQLLSFCYTGRICLQLADIISYLTAASFLQMQHIIDKCTQILEGIHFKINVAEVEAELSQTRTKHQERPPESHRVTPNLNRSLSPRHNTPKGSRLGQVSTVLDIRELSPPEESTSPQIIEQSSDVESREPILRINRAGQWYVETGMGDRGGRNDDDVRVLGGVRIKTENLEEWLGAEHQPSGEDGSSAEEVTAMVIDTTGHGSMGQEAYALGSSSAKVVRPTSSEIDRFSPSGSMVAVTERYRSKSESPGRMDEPKQPSSQGEESAMLGVSGYVEYLREQEVSERWFRYNPRLTCIYCAKSFNQKGSLDRHMRLHMGITPFVCRMCGKKYTRKDQLEYHIRKHTGNKPFHCHVCGKSFPFQAILNQHFRKNHPGCMPLEGPHSISPETTVTSRGQAEEESPPQEEAVAVGETAQGSVSTTGPD, via the exons ATGGAGAAGAGTGGGAATATTCAGCTGGAGATTCCTGACTTCAGTAACTCTGTCCTGAGCCACCTGAATCAGTTACGCATGCAGGGTCGCCTGTGTGACATCGTGGTCAACGTCCAGGGGCAAGCTTTCCGCGCTCACAAGGTGGTGCTGGCTGCCAGCTCGCCCTACTTCCGTGACCACATGTCCTTGAACGAAATGAGCACCGTTTCCATTTCTGTCATCAAGAACCCTTCTGTTTTTGAGCAGCTCCTTTCCTTTTGTTACACTGGTAGGATATGTCTGCAGCTGGCTGACATCATCAGTTACCTAACAGCTGCCAGTTTCTTGCAGATGCAGCACATCATAGACAAATGCACGCAGATTCTCGAGGGAATTCATTTCAAAATTAACGTGGCAGAGGTGGAAGCGGAATTGAGCCAGACCAGGACAAAGCATCAGGAGAGACCACCGGAGTCCCACCGGGTGACGCCAAATCTAAATCGTTCTCTGAGCCCGCGTCACAACACCCCAAAGGGGAGTCGCCTGGGTCAGGTTAGCACGGTGCTGGATATTCGGGAGCTCAGCCCACCCGAGGAGTCCACCAGCCCCCAGATAATTGAACAGAGTTCGGACGTGGAAAGCAGGGAGCCCATACTACGGATTAACAGAGCGGGACAGTGGTACGTTGAGACGGGAATGGGAGACCGCGGGGGACGGAATGACGACGACGTTCGGGTGCTGGGAGGAGTACGCATTAAAACGGAGAACCTGGAGGAGTGGCTCGGGGCAGAGCATCAGCCATCAGGAGAAGATGGGAGCAGCGCTGAGGAGGTCACTGCTATGGTGATCGACACCACAGGCCACGGATCAATGGGCCAAGAGGCGTACGCGTTAGGGTCCTCCAGCGCCAAAGTGGTCAGGCCAACCAGCAGTGAGATTGACAG aTTTAGCCCTTCTGGCAGCATGGTTGCTGTGACTGAGCGGTACAGATCAAAAAGCGAGTCTCCCGGGCGGATGGATGAGCCCAAGCAGCCCAGTTCCCAG GGGGAGGAATCGGCCATGCTTGGAGTGAGCGGTTATGTGGAGTATCTCCGGGAGCAGGAGGTTTCAGAGCGCTGGTTCCGGTACAACCCACGGCTCACTTGTATTTACTGCGCCAAATCCTTCAACCAGAAAGGCAGCCTGGACCGGCACATGCGTCTCCACATGGGCATCACACCTTTTGTCTGCCGCATGTGTGGGAAAAAGTACACCCGCAAGGATCAGCTGGAGTATCACATCCGCAAGCACACAGGCAACAAGCCCTTTCATTGCCACGTCTGCGGTAAAAGCTTCCCTTTCCAGGCCATCCTCAACCAGCACTTTCGCAAGAACCACCCTGGCTGTATGCCTCTGGAGGGGCCTCACAGTATCTCCCCTGAGACCACCGTCACGTCTcgggggcaggcagaggaagaatcTCCTCCACAGGAGGAggctgttgctgtgggggagacAGCACAGGGATCTGTGTCCACGACTGGGCCAGATTGA